From one Rhodamnia argentea isolate NSW1041297 chromosome 1, ASM2092103v1, whole genome shotgun sequence genomic stretch:
- the LOC125314572 gene encoding uncharacterized protein LOC125314572 — translation MAENLMEDIIIDILWRLPVKSLMRFKCKSKQWRSLISDQHFARLHLQRLILENIAPSRKIIKSNPLQTIGYEALDNDEVNDHAVVEYHDLGRDERLAGSCHGLMSLAIGDGFLVTSFEAWIMNEYGKRESWTRSFSVLIDGLLTCQLYTIPSAYTRSGKIVFQIDVSEMILFNPEDGTYNNYPIDKGHNVESAIYVETLVSPYVGHEQMKVQALRLLV, via the exons ATGGCAGAAAACCTTATGGAGGATATTATCATCGACATACTGTGGAGGCTACCGGTCAAGTCCTTGATGCGATTCAAGTGCAAAAGCAAGCAATGGCGGTCTCTGATTTCTGACCAGCACTTTGCGAGATTGCACCTGCAAAGGCTCATCTTGGAGAACATAGCCCCGAGccggaaaattatcaaaagcaaCCCGCTCCAAACCATAGGCTATGAAGCACTCGACAACGATGAGGTCAATGATCATGCGGTAGTAGAGTATCATGACTTGGGAAGGGATGAACGGCTTGCAGGGTCGTGCCATGGCTTGATGAGTTTGGCTATCGGTGATGGATTTCTCGT AACTAGTTTCGAGGCTTGGATCATGAACGAATATGGGAAAAGGGAATCTTGGACAAGATCGTTCAGTGTCCTGATCGACGGATTACTTACTTGTCAACTTTATACTATCCCGTCAGCCTACACCCGGAGTGGAAAAATTGTTTTCCAGATCGATGTGTCGGAGATGATATTGTTCAATCCGGAGGATGGTACTTACAATAATTACCCCATTGACAAGGGTCATAATGTTGAGTCCGCTATCTACGTGGAAACTCTTGTTTCGCCCTATGTTGGCCATGAGCAAATGAAGGTACAAGCATTACGTTTGCTGGTTTAG